The following are encoded in a window of Gossypium raimondii isolate GPD5lz chromosome 13, ASM2569854v1, whole genome shotgun sequence genomic DNA:
- the LOC105783276 gene encoding ABC transporter G family member 28 isoform X2, whose amino-acid sequence MFSEEDEASGDKFGNSAAATEMFSQYASSRFTNLSSSLKDDIRAKFSFCITDVETDWNAAFNFSKNPKFLSECARSTKGDMMKRVCTAAEVKFYFSSFYQSGGEAKKSSFLKPNKNCNLTSWVSGCEPGWACSAGKQQKINLKNSTEIPYRVQNCSACCEGFFCPRGITCMIPCPLGAYCPLANLNTSTGVCDPYRYQLPPDNPDHTCGGADTWADVMSSSEVFCSGGSYCPSTIQKIPCSKGHYCRTGSTSELLCFRFATCNPKSANQNITAYGLMLFAGLGFLIVIIYNCSDQVIATREKKKELSREKAVQSVRETAQAREKWTSAKEIAKKHAIGLQTSFSRTFSRRKSQKHPASQAKSAAADAAGLTVSTGTSQQPKKKEKGNLTKMLHEIEDNPESHEGINIEIGDKQGKKNPPKGKDLHTQSQMFRYAYGQIEKEKALQEQNKNLTFSGVISMANEVDDLIRKRFTIEIVFKDLTITLKGKNIHLMRSVSGKLSPGRVSAVMGPSGAGKTTFLSALTGKAPGCVMTGSVQINGKDESIQAFKKIIGFVPQDDIVHGNLTVAENLWFSARCRLPADLAKPEKVLVVERVIESLGLQAVRDSLVGTVEKRGISGGQRKRVNVGLEMVMEPSLLILDEPTSGLDSSSSQLLLRALRREALEGVNICMVVHQPSYTLYRMFDDLILLAKGGLTVYHGPVKKAEEYFAGLGINLPDRANPPDYFIDILEGITKLNTGTGLTVKQLPVRWMLHNGYSVPMDMLNSIEGMSGKSAENSSHGGSSAHATGSEQNSFAGELWQDVKCSVETKKDRLQHNIFKSADLSERKTPGVFTQYRYYLGRLLKQRLREVRTQVVDYLILLLAGICLGTLAEVSDETFGAMGYTYTVIGVSLLCKIAALRSFGLDKLHYWRERSSGMSSLAYFLAKDTIDHFNTVIKPLVYLSMFYFFNNPRSSVYDNYFVLVCLVYCVTGIAYILSILFDPGQAQLWSVLLPVVLTLIATQGGDSKTVDFIGDLCYTKWALEAFVVSNAKMYSGVWVITRCGSLLQYGYALKNYGRCLVLLVLTGILTRIVAFFSMVTFQKR is encoded by the exons GGAAACTGATTGGAATGCAgcatttaatttctcaaaaaacCCGAAATTCTTGTCCGAATGTGCCAGATCAACTAAAG GAGACATGATGAAACGCGTATGTACAGCAGCAGAAGTCAAATTCTACTTTAGTAGTTTCTATCAGAGTGGAGGTGAAGCAAAGAAGTCCAGTTTTTTGAAGCCTAATAAGAACTGTAATTTAACATCTTGGGTTTCTGGGTGTGAGCCTGGATGGGCTTGTAGTGCTGGTAAACAACagaaaattaatctaaaaaactCCACTGAGATACCTTACAGGGTTCAAAATTGTTCAGCTTGTTGTGAAGGATTCTTCTGCCCTCGTGGAATTACTTGTATGATAC CTTGTCCATTGGGTGCTTACTGTCCACTTGCGAACCTCAATACGAGTACCGGCGTATGTGACCC ATACCGTTATCAACTACCTCCTGATAATCCAGATCATACATGTGGAGGAGCTGATACTTGGGCCGATGTTATGAGTAGCAGTGAGGTGTTCTGTTCAGGTGGATCATACTGTCCGTCTACCATCCAAAAAATTCCTTGCAGCAAGGG GCATTACTGTAGGACAGGTTCTACATCTGAACTCT TGTGCTTCCGTTTTGCAACTTGTAATCCAAAGTCAGCAAATCAAAACATCACTGCATATGGCCTCATGCTTTTT GCTGGACTAGGATTCCTAATTGTCATTATATACAACTGTTCTGATCAAGTTATTGCAACtcgagagaagaaaaaagagctATCCAGGGAGAAGGCAGTTCAAAGTGTAAGAGAAACTGCCCAAGCACGCGAAAAATGGACTTCGGCGAAAGAAATTGCTAAGAAGCATGCAATTGGGCTGCAAACATCGTTTTCACGTACATTTTCCAGAAGAAAGTCTCAAAAGCATCCAGCAAGCCAAGCTAAATCTGCAGCAGCAGATGCTGCTGGATTAACTGTATCTACGGGTACATCTCAGCAGccaaaaaagaaggaaaaagggAATCTCACAAAGATGTTACATGAAATAGAAGATAACCCTGAAAGTCATGAAGGGATTAATATAGAAATTGGAGATAAACAAGGGAAAAAGAATCCACCAAAGGGCAAAGATTTGCATACCCAGAGCCAAATGTTCAGATATGCTTATGGTCAAATCGAGAAGGAGAAAGCTCTCCAGGAGCAGAACAAGAACTTGACCTTCTCAGGTGTGATTTCAATGGCTAATGAGGTTGATGACCTTATTAGGAAGAGGTTTACAATTGAGATTGTCTTCAAAGATTTAACCATCACTTTGAAAGGAAAAAACATACATCTAATGAGGAGCGTATCTGGGAAATTATCTCCCGGTCGGGTTTCAGCTGTTATGGGTCCATCTGGAGCTGGAAAAACAACTTTTCTTTCAGCTTTAACTGGAAAAGCTCCAGGTTGTGTCATGACTGGTTCGGTTCAAATAAATGGGAAGGATGAGTCTATCCAagcttttaagaaaataattggTTTTGTTCCACAAGATGATATTGTGCATGGAAACTTGACAGTGGCAGAAAATTTATGGTTCAGTGCTAGGTGCAG ACTCCCTGCCGATCTGGCAAAACCAGAAAAGGTTCTAGTTGTTGAAAGAGTCATTGAGTCCTTGGGACTGCAGGCTGTGAGGGATTCTTTAGTAGGGACAGTGGAGAAGAGAGGAATCTCAGGGGGTCAAAGGAAACGAGTAAACGTTGGGCTGGAAATGGTCATGGAACCTTCTCTTTTAATATTAGATGAACCAACATCTGGTTTAGACAGTTCATCTTCCCAATTACTACTTCGAGCTCTTCGGCGTGAAGCTCTTGAAGGTGTAAACATTTGCATGGTCGTTCACCAGCCAAG CTATACCTTGTACAGGATGTTTGATGATTTGATACTTCTAGCAAAGGGTGGACTTACTGTATATCATGGGCCAGTGAAGAAAGCTGAAGAGTATTTTGCTGGCCTTGGAATTAATCTACCTGATCGTGCTAATCCTCCAGACTACTTCATTGACATTTTGGAAGGTATTACAAAGCTAAACACAGGCACAGGTTTAACGGTTAAACAGCTGCCGGTAAGATGGATGCTTCATAATGGCTATTCCGTTCCCATGGATATGCTGAATTCTATTGAGGGAATGTCCGGAAAATCTGCTGAAAATTCATCACATGGAGGCAGTAGTGCTCATGCCACCGGATCGGAACAAAATTCCTTTGCTGGCGAGTTGTGGCAGGATGTGAAATGTTCTGTTGAGACAAAGAAGGACCGCTTGCAACATAATATCTTCAAGTCAGCTGATTTGTCAGAAAGGAAAACGCCTGGTGTATTCACACAGTACAGATACTATCTTGGAAG GCTCCTAAAGCAACGGTTACGAGAAGTTAGGACACAAGTGgtagattatttaattttattgcttGCTGGAATTTGCTTAGGAACACTAGCTGAAGTAAGCGATGAAACATTTGGTGCAATGGGTTATACATATACAGTTATTGGAGTTT CTCTCCTATGCAAGATTGCAGCTTTGAGAAGCTTTGGTTTAGATAAGCTGCACTACTGGAGAGAACGTTCATCCGGTATGAGCAGCCTAGCTTACTTTCTAGCTAAGGATACGATCGACCATTTCAATACTGTTATCAAGCCTTTAGTGTATCTCTCCATGTTCTACTTCTTCAACAATCCAAGATCATCTGTTTACGACAATTACTTCGTTTTAGTCTGTCTGGTATATTGCGTAACCGGCATAGCCTATATACTCTCCATCCTTTTCGATCCAGGTCAAGCTCAACTG TGGTCAGTGCTTCTTCCAGTTGTTTTGACTCTAATAGCAACTCAAGGTGGTGACAGCAAGACTGTTGATTTTATAGGCGACTTATGCTACACTAAGTGGGCATTAGAAGCCTTTGTGGTCTCGAACGCTAAAAT GTATTCCGGAGTGTGGGTGATAACACGATGCGGTTCGCTTTTGCAATACGGATACGCTCTGAAGAATTACGGTCGTTGTTTGGTCTTGCTTGTCCTAACCGGTATACTTACCCGTATTGTTGCTTTCTTTAGTATGGTAACCTTCCAAAAACGATAA
- the LOC105783276 gene encoding ABC transporter G family member 28 isoform X3 — protein MFSEDEASGDKFGNSAAATEMFSQYASSRFTNLSSSLKDDIRAKFSFCITDVETDWNAAFNFSKNPKFLSECARSTKGDMMKRVCTAAEVKFYFSSFYQSGGEAKKSSFLKPNKNCNLTSWVSGCEPGWACSAGKQQKINLKNSTEIPYRVQNCSACCEGFFCPRGITCMIPCPLGAYCPLANLNTSTGVCDPYRYQLPPDNPDHTCGGADTWADVMSSSEVFCSGGSYCPSTIQKIPCSKGHYCRTGSTSELLCFRFATCNPKSANQNITAYGLMLFAGLGFLIVIIYNCSDQVIATREKKKELSREKAVQSVRETAQAREKWTSAKEIAKKHAIGLQTSFSRTFSRRKSQKHPASQAKSAAADAAGLTVSTGTSQQPKKKEKGNLTKMLHEIEDNPESHEGINIEIGDKQGKKNPPKGKDLHTQSQMFRYAYGQIEKEKALQEQNKNLTFSGVISMANEVDDLIRKRFTIEIVFKDLTITLKGKNIHLMRSVSGKLSPGRVSAVMGPSGAGKTTFLSALTGKAPGCVMTGSVQINGKDESIQAFKKIIGFVPQDDIVHGNLTVAENLWFSARCRLPADLAKPEKVLVVERVIESLGLQAVRDSLVGTVEKRGISGGQRKRVNVGLEMVMEPSLLILDEPTSGLDSSSSQLLLRALRREALEGVNICMVVHQPSYTLYRMFDDLILLAKGGLTVYHGPVKKAEEYFAGLGINLPDRANPPDYFIDILEGITKLNTGTGLTVKQLPVRWMLHNGYSVPMDMLNSIEGMSGKSAENSSHGGSSAHATGSEQNSFAGELWQDVKCSVETKKDRLQHNIFKSADLSERKTPGVFTQYRYYLGRLLKQRLREVRTQVVDYLILLLAGICLGTLAEVSDETFGAMGYTYTVIGVSLLCKIAALRSFGLDKLHYWRERSSGMSSLAYFLAKDTIDHFNTVIKPLVYLSMFYFFNNPRSSVYDNYFVLVCLVYCVTGIAYILSILFDPGQAQLWSVLLPVVLTLIATQGGDSKTVDFIGDLCYTKWALEAFVVSNAKMYSGVWVITRCGSLLQYGYALKNYGRCLVLLVLTGILTRIVAFFSMVTFQKR, from the exons GGAAACTGATTGGAATGCAgcatttaatttctcaaaaaacCCGAAATTCTTGTCCGAATGTGCCAGATCAACTAAAG GAGACATGATGAAACGCGTATGTACAGCAGCAGAAGTCAAATTCTACTTTAGTAGTTTCTATCAGAGTGGAGGTGAAGCAAAGAAGTCCAGTTTTTTGAAGCCTAATAAGAACTGTAATTTAACATCTTGGGTTTCTGGGTGTGAGCCTGGATGGGCTTGTAGTGCTGGTAAACAACagaaaattaatctaaaaaactCCACTGAGATACCTTACAGGGTTCAAAATTGTTCAGCTTGTTGTGAAGGATTCTTCTGCCCTCGTGGAATTACTTGTATGATAC CTTGTCCATTGGGTGCTTACTGTCCACTTGCGAACCTCAATACGAGTACCGGCGTATGTGACCC ATACCGTTATCAACTACCTCCTGATAATCCAGATCATACATGTGGAGGAGCTGATACTTGGGCCGATGTTATGAGTAGCAGTGAGGTGTTCTGTTCAGGTGGATCATACTGTCCGTCTACCATCCAAAAAATTCCTTGCAGCAAGGG GCATTACTGTAGGACAGGTTCTACATCTGAACTCT TGTGCTTCCGTTTTGCAACTTGTAATCCAAAGTCAGCAAATCAAAACATCACTGCATATGGCCTCATGCTTTTT GCTGGACTAGGATTCCTAATTGTCATTATATACAACTGTTCTGATCAAGTTATTGCAACtcgagagaagaaaaaagagctATCCAGGGAGAAGGCAGTTCAAAGTGTAAGAGAAACTGCCCAAGCACGCGAAAAATGGACTTCGGCGAAAGAAATTGCTAAGAAGCATGCAATTGGGCTGCAAACATCGTTTTCACGTACATTTTCCAGAAGAAAGTCTCAAAAGCATCCAGCAAGCCAAGCTAAATCTGCAGCAGCAGATGCTGCTGGATTAACTGTATCTACGGGTACATCTCAGCAGccaaaaaagaaggaaaaagggAATCTCACAAAGATGTTACATGAAATAGAAGATAACCCTGAAAGTCATGAAGGGATTAATATAGAAATTGGAGATAAACAAGGGAAAAAGAATCCACCAAAGGGCAAAGATTTGCATACCCAGAGCCAAATGTTCAGATATGCTTATGGTCAAATCGAGAAGGAGAAAGCTCTCCAGGAGCAGAACAAGAACTTGACCTTCTCAGGTGTGATTTCAATGGCTAATGAGGTTGATGACCTTATTAGGAAGAGGTTTACAATTGAGATTGTCTTCAAAGATTTAACCATCACTTTGAAAGGAAAAAACATACATCTAATGAGGAGCGTATCTGGGAAATTATCTCCCGGTCGGGTTTCAGCTGTTATGGGTCCATCTGGAGCTGGAAAAACAACTTTTCTTTCAGCTTTAACTGGAAAAGCTCCAGGTTGTGTCATGACTGGTTCGGTTCAAATAAATGGGAAGGATGAGTCTATCCAagcttttaagaaaataattggTTTTGTTCCACAAGATGATATTGTGCATGGAAACTTGACAGTGGCAGAAAATTTATGGTTCAGTGCTAGGTGCAG ACTCCCTGCCGATCTGGCAAAACCAGAAAAGGTTCTAGTTGTTGAAAGAGTCATTGAGTCCTTGGGACTGCAGGCTGTGAGGGATTCTTTAGTAGGGACAGTGGAGAAGAGAGGAATCTCAGGGGGTCAAAGGAAACGAGTAAACGTTGGGCTGGAAATGGTCATGGAACCTTCTCTTTTAATATTAGATGAACCAACATCTGGTTTAGACAGTTCATCTTCCCAATTACTACTTCGAGCTCTTCGGCGTGAAGCTCTTGAAGGTGTAAACATTTGCATGGTCGTTCACCAGCCAAG CTATACCTTGTACAGGATGTTTGATGATTTGATACTTCTAGCAAAGGGTGGACTTACTGTATATCATGGGCCAGTGAAGAAAGCTGAAGAGTATTTTGCTGGCCTTGGAATTAATCTACCTGATCGTGCTAATCCTCCAGACTACTTCATTGACATTTTGGAAGGTATTACAAAGCTAAACACAGGCACAGGTTTAACGGTTAAACAGCTGCCGGTAAGATGGATGCTTCATAATGGCTATTCCGTTCCCATGGATATGCTGAATTCTATTGAGGGAATGTCCGGAAAATCTGCTGAAAATTCATCACATGGAGGCAGTAGTGCTCATGCCACCGGATCGGAACAAAATTCCTTTGCTGGCGAGTTGTGGCAGGATGTGAAATGTTCTGTTGAGACAAAGAAGGACCGCTTGCAACATAATATCTTCAAGTCAGCTGATTTGTCAGAAAGGAAAACGCCTGGTGTATTCACACAGTACAGATACTATCTTGGAAG GCTCCTAAAGCAACGGTTACGAGAAGTTAGGACACAAGTGgtagattatttaattttattgcttGCTGGAATTTGCTTAGGAACACTAGCTGAAGTAAGCGATGAAACATTTGGTGCAATGGGTTATACATATACAGTTATTGGAGTTT CTCTCCTATGCAAGATTGCAGCTTTGAGAAGCTTTGGTTTAGATAAGCTGCACTACTGGAGAGAACGTTCATCCGGTATGAGCAGCCTAGCTTACTTTCTAGCTAAGGATACGATCGACCATTTCAATACTGTTATCAAGCCTTTAGTGTATCTCTCCATGTTCTACTTCTTCAACAATCCAAGATCATCTGTTTACGACAATTACTTCGTTTTAGTCTGTCTGGTATATTGCGTAACCGGCATAGCCTATATACTCTCCATCCTTTTCGATCCAGGTCAAGCTCAACTG TGGTCAGTGCTTCTTCCAGTTGTTTTGACTCTAATAGCAACTCAAGGTGGTGACAGCAAGACTGTTGATTTTATAGGCGACTTATGCTACACTAAGTGGGCATTAGAAGCCTTTGTGGTCTCGAACGCTAAAAT GTATTCCGGAGTGTGGGTGATAACACGATGCGGTTCGCTTTTGCAATACGGATACGCTCTGAAGAATTACGGTCGTTGTTTGGTCTTGCTTGTCCTAACCGGTATACTTACCCGTATTGTTGCTTTCTTTAGTATGGTAACCTTCCAAAAACGATAA
- the LOC105783276 gene encoding ABC transporter G family member 28 isoform X1 — MTKNKIQTWKFLYVLILISSFLVHVVCQEEDEASGDKFGNSAAATEMFSQYASSRFTNLSSSLKDDIRAKFSFCITDVETDWNAAFNFSKNPKFLSECARSTKGDMMKRVCTAAEVKFYFSSFYQSGGEAKKSSFLKPNKNCNLTSWVSGCEPGWACSAGKQQKINLKNSTEIPYRVQNCSACCEGFFCPRGITCMIPCPLGAYCPLANLNTSTGVCDPYRYQLPPDNPDHTCGGADTWADVMSSSEVFCSGGSYCPSTIQKIPCSKGHYCRTGSTSELLCFRFATCNPKSANQNITAYGLMLFAGLGFLIVIIYNCSDQVIATREKKKELSREKAVQSVRETAQAREKWTSAKEIAKKHAIGLQTSFSRTFSRRKSQKHPASQAKSAAADAAGLTVSTGTSQQPKKKEKGNLTKMLHEIEDNPESHEGINIEIGDKQGKKNPPKGKDLHTQSQMFRYAYGQIEKEKALQEQNKNLTFSGVISMANEVDDLIRKRFTIEIVFKDLTITLKGKNIHLMRSVSGKLSPGRVSAVMGPSGAGKTTFLSALTGKAPGCVMTGSVQINGKDESIQAFKKIIGFVPQDDIVHGNLTVAENLWFSARCRLPADLAKPEKVLVVERVIESLGLQAVRDSLVGTVEKRGISGGQRKRVNVGLEMVMEPSLLILDEPTSGLDSSSSQLLLRALRREALEGVNICMVVHQPSYTLYRMFDDLILLAKGGLTVYHGPVKKAEEYFAGLGINLPDRANPPDYFIDILEGITKLNTGTGLTVKQLPVRWMLHNGYSVPMDMLNSIEGMSGKSAENSSHGGSSAHATGSEQNSFAGELWQDVKCSVETKKDRLQHNIFKSADLSERKTPGVFTQYRYYLGRLLKQRLREVRTQVVDYLILLLAGICLGTLAEVSDETFGAMGYTYTVIGVSLLCKIAALRSFGLDKLHYWRERSSGMSSLAYFLAKDTIDHFNTVIKPLVYLSMFYFFNNPRSSVYDNYFVLVCLVYCVTGIAYILSILFDPGQAQLWSVLLPVVLTLIATQGGDSKTVDFIGDLCYTKWALEAFVVSNAKMYSGVWVITRCGSLLQYGYALKNYGRCLVLLVLTGILTRIVAFFSMVTFQKR; from the exons GGAAACTGATTGGAATGCAgcatttaatttctcaaaaaacCCGAAATTCTTGTCCGAATGTGCCAGATCAACTAAAG GAGACATGATGAAACGCGTATGTACAGCAGCAGAAGTCAAATTCTACTTTAGTAGTTTCTATCAGAGTGGAGGTGAAGCAAAGAAGTCCAGTTTTTTGAAGCCTAATAAGAACTGTAATTTAACATCTTGGGTTTCTGGGTGTGAGCCTGGATGGGCTTGTAGTGCTGGTAAACAACagaaaattaatctaaaaaactCCACTGAGATACCTTACAGGGTTCAAAATTGTTCAGCTTGTTGTGAAGGATTCTTCTGCCCTCGTGGAATTACTTGTATGATAC CTTGTCCATTGGGTGCTTACTGTCCACTTGCGAACCTCAATACGAGTACCGGCGTATGTGACCC ATACCGTTATCAACTACCTCCTGATAATCCAGATCATACATGTGGAGGAGCTGATACTTGGGCCGATGTTATGAGTAGCAGTGAGGTGTTCTGTTCAGGTGGATCATACTGTCCGTCTACCATCCAAAAAATTCCTTGCAGCAAGGG GCATTACTGTAGGACAGGTTCTACATCTGAACTCT TGTGCTTCCGTTTTGCAACTTGTAATCCAAAGTCAGCAAATCAAAACATCACTGCATATGGCCTCATGCTTTTT GCTGGACTAGGATTCCTAATTGTCATTATATACAACTGTTCTGATCAAGTTATTGCAACtcgagagaagaaaaaagagctATCCAGGGAGAAGGCAGTTCAAAGTGTAAGAGAAACTGCCCAAGCACGCGAAAAATGGACTTCGGCGAAAGAAATTGCTAAGAAGCATGCAATTGGGCTGCAAACATCGTTTTCACGTACATTTTCCAGAAGAAAGTCTCAAAAGCATCCAGCAAGCCAAGCTAAATCTGCAGCAGCAGATGCTGCTGGATTAACTGTATCTACGGGTACATCTCAGCAGccaaaaaagaaggaaaaagggAATCTCACAAAGATGTTACATGAAATAGAAGATAACCCTGAAAGTCATGAAGGGATTAATATAGAAATTGGAGATAAACAAGGGAAAAAGAATCCACCAAAGGGCAAAGATTTGCATACCCAGAGCCAAATGTTCAGATATGCTTATGGTCAAATCGAGAAGGAGAAAGCTCTCCAGGAGCAGAACAAGAACTTGACCTTCTCAGGTGTGATTTCAATGGCTAATGAGGTTGATGACCTTATTAGGAAGAGGTTTACAATTGAGATTGTCTTCAAAGATTTAACCATCACTTTGAAAGGAAAAAACATACATCTAATGAGGAGCGTATCTGGGAAATTATCTCCCGGTCGGGTTTCAGCTGTTATGGGTCCATCTGGAGCTGGAAAAACAACTTTTCTTTCAGCTTTAACTGGAAAAGCTCCAGGTTGTGTCATGACTGGTTCGGTTCAAATAAATGGGAAGGATGAGTCTATCCAagcttttaagaaaataattggTTTTGTTCCACAAGATGATATTGTGCATGGAAACTTGACAGTGGCAGAAAATTTATGGTTCAGTGCTAGGTGCAG ACTCCCTGCCGATCTGGCAAAACCAGAAAAGGTTCTAGTTGTTGAAAGAGTCATTGAGTCCTTGGGACTGCAGGCTGTGAGGGATTCTTTAGTAGGGACAGTGGAGAAGAGAGGAATCTCAGGGGGTCAAAGGAAACGAGTAAACGTTGGGCTGGAAATGGTCATGGAACCTTCTCTTTTAATATTAGATGAACCAACATCTGGTTTAGACAGTTCATCTTCCCAATTACTACTTCGAGCTCTTCGGCGTGAAGCTCTTGAAGGTGTAAACATTTGCATGGTCGTTCACCAGCCAAG CTATACCTTGTACAGGATGTTTGATGATTTGATACTTCTAGCAAAGGGTGGACTTACTGTATATCATGGGCCAGTGAAGAAAGCTGAAGAGTATTTTGCTGGCCTTGGAATTAATCTACCTGATCGTGCTAATCCTCCAGACTACTTCATTGACATTTTGGAAGGTATTACAAAGCTAAACACAGGCACAGGTTTAACGGTTAAACAGCTGCCGGTAAGATGGATGCTTCATAATGGCTATTCCGTTCCCATGGATATGCTGAATTCTATTGAGGGAATGTCCGGAAAATCTGCTGAAAATTCATCACATGGAGGCAGTAGTGCTCATGCCACCGGATCGGAACAAAATTCCTTTGCTGGCGAGTTGTGGCAGGATGTGAAATGTTCTGTTGAGACAAAGAAGGACCGCTTGCAACATAATATCTTCAAGTCAGCTGATTTGTCAGAAAGGAAAACGCCTGGTGTATTCACACAGTACAGATACTATCTTGGAAG GCTCCTAAAGCAACGGTTACGAGAAGTTAGGACACAAGTGgtagattatttaattttattgcttGCTGGAATTTGCTTAGGAACACTAGCTGAAGTAAGCGATGAAACATTTGGTGCAATGGGTTATACATATACAGTTATTGGAGTTT CTCTCCTATGCAAGATTGCAGCTTTGAGAAGCTTTGGTTTAGATAAGCTGCACTACTGGAGAGAACGTTCATCCGGTATGAGCAGCCTAGCTTACTTTCTAGCTAAGGATACGATCGACCATTTCAATACTGTTATCAAGCCTTTAGTGTATCTCTCCATGTTCTACTTCTTCAACAATCCAAGATCATCTGTTTACGACAATTACTTCGTTTTAGTCTGTCTGGTATATTGCGTAACCGGCATAGCCTATATACTCTCCATCCTTTTCGATCCAGGTCAAGCTCAACTG TGGTCAGTGCTTCTTCCAGTTGTTTTGACTCTAATAGCAACTCAAGGTGGTGACAGCAAGACTGTTGATTTTATAGGCGACTTATGCTACACTAAGTGGGCATTAGAAGCCTTTGTGGTCTCGAACGCTAAAAT GTATTCCGGAGTGTGGGTGATAACACGATGCGGTTCGCTTTTGCAATACGGATACGCTCTGAAGAATTACGGTCGTTGTTTGGTCTTGCTTGTCCTAACCGGTATACTTACCCGTATTGTTGCTTTCTTTAGTATGGTAACCTTCCAAAAACGATAA